TGACACACTTATTCAAAGTAAATAGATATaggagcatatatatatatatatttctgttagtTTCAATTAGTTGAAACTAAGTTGGTATTTAGGTGATTTATCAGGATTGAAGAGACCAAAATGACGCTCAGTATCAGCACCTTGCTTCTGGTTTTCGTCAAACATGGCGAACAAGTAAGTCTCTATAGACTCACCAGGCCTCTTTGGAGTTCCATTCCCACTCGAGGCATGACGAATCAAATTAGCATAGTAAGTGCCTGCATTATCAATTGAGGCTCCAGCTCCACCTTCAGATGGCCACCCACTCTCAGAAACCACTATCTGCAAATTGGACGCTCCCACTTTCTCCAAAGCAGCATATATTGAATCCAACATAGCATCAAAGAGGTTTTGGTACCCAACGTCGTTGTTTCCTTGTTGGGTAAAAAGAGCATAGGCAAGAGGAATGCTTTGATCATTTGCATAAGCAAAGTAAGGGTACACGTTGGCAAGAAGTGGGGCCCCATTGCTCACTAGGAAGTTGATTATGGGTTTTATGTATGGCTCCGCATCGCTAGTGAAAACGCCATCATTGGGAGGGTAAGAGTTAGTAATCAAAGTAGAGTCTATAGCTGTTGACACCTTAATTTGTAAATTTGCTGATGAAATTGCATTCTGAATGTTGGTCATGGCAGATAGAATATATTGTGCCTCATTGGTATTGGGATGAATTTCATTTCCAACAGCGATGTACTTGAAATTGACGTCTTGCGAGTAAGGTGTAACATATTTATTGACCCAATCTGTAGCAGCATTGGAGTCTGTCAATGATTGAAGGGTTTCCTTAGCCACGTCCATAATCAACTCAATGCCTGAACCTCTAAGGGCTTGGAGTGCTTCTTCATCTGGGTAGTATATACGCATTCTACCAATGCCATTTGTTTTATATAAGTCCACAACTTCTTGCCT
Above is a window of Glycine soja cultivar W05 chromosome 12, ASM419377v2, whole genome shotgun sequence DNA encoding:
- the LOC114378176 gene encoding glucan endo-1,3-beta-glucosidase, whose product is MSAIFLLVGMLSSITVAQSIGVCYGVIGDNLPSRQEVVDLYKTNGIGRMRIYYPDEEALQALRGSGIELIMDVAKETLQSLTDSNAATDWVNKYVTPYSQDVNFKYIAVGNEIHPNTNEAQYILSAMTNIQNAISSANLQIKVSTAIDSTLITNSYPPNDGVFTSDAEPYIKPIINFLVSNGAPLLANVYPYFAYANDQSIPLAYALFTQQGNNDVGYQNLFDAMLDSIYAALEKVGASNLQIVVSESGWPSEGGAGASIDNAGTYYANLIRHASSGNGTPKRPGESIETYLFAMFDENQKQGADTERHFGLFNPDKSPKYQLSFN